The Vibrio sp. SNU_ST1 genome has a segment encoding these proteins:
- the yhbY gene encoding ribosome assembly RNA-binding protein YhbY, with protein MNLSTKQKQHLKGLAHSLKPVVLMGANGLTEAVLAEIELALDHHELIKIKVASEDRETKQLIIDAIVRESKAEKVQTIGKVLVLFRQSEARKIEIPRK; from the coding sequence ATGAACCTAAGTACCAAACAAAAGCAGCATCTAAAGGGCCTAGCTCACAGTTTAAAACCTGTTGTGCTAATGGGCGCAAATGGACTTACTGAAGCTGTTCTAGCGGAAATCGAATTAGCTCTAGACCACCACGAACTGATCAAGATTAAAGTTGCATCAGAAGACCGTGAGACTAAGCAACTGATTATCGATGCAATTGTACGTGAATCTAAAGCTGAGAAAGTACAGACTATCGGTAAAGTTCTAGTACTGTTCCGTCAGTCAGAAGCACGTAAAATCGAGATTCCACGCAAGTAA
- the secG gene encoding preprotein translocase subunit SecG, with protein sequence MFTVLLVIYLLAALGVIGLVLIQQGKGADMGASFGAGASNTVFGAGGSGNFLTRMTAIFATTFFILSLVLGNMSTHKTESQWIDPTQGQVIQQAEDAVSEVPAQGDEIPQ encoded by the coding sequence ATGTTTACAGTTCTACTTGTGATTTACCTGTTGGCAGCGCTTGGTGTAATTGGCCTAGTGTTGATTCAACAAGGTAAAGGCGCAGATATGGGAGCCTCTTTCGGTGCTGGCGCTTCAAACACTGTGTTTGGTGCTGGTGGCTCAGGAAATTTCCTTACCCGAATGACTGCAATTTTTGCAACTACATTTTTTATCCTTAGCTTAGTGCTTGGTAATATGTCTACACATAAAACTGAGTCACAATGGATTGACCCGACCCAAGGTCAGGTGATTCAACAAGCTGAAGATGCAGTGAGTGAAGTTCCGGCGCAAGGCGACGAAATTCCACAATAA
- the glmM gene encoding phosphoglucosamine mutase, with product MSDKRRYFGTDGVRGKVGQYPITPDFVLKLGWAAGRVLAKQGTKKVIIGKDTRISGYMLESALEAGLAAAGLQATFTGPMPTPAVAYLTQTFRAEAGIVISASHNPFYDNGIKFFSSEGTKLSDDIELAIEAELDKDIECVESSVLGKAVRLNDAAGRYIEFCKSTFPHKMTLAGMKIVVDCAHGATYHIAPAVFKELGAEVVAIGVEPNGTNINHEVGATDVRALQAKVLEEKAALGLGFDGDGDRIIMVDELGNKVDGDQIAYIIARDALRRGELKGGVVGTLMTNLGMENGLKQLGIPFVRAAVGDRYVMEQLLAKGWKIGAENSGHVILLDKVTTGDAIVAALQVLASVVDSQMTLNELSQGMTLYPQVLENVRFSGDSNPLEAEAVKAAVIEVETELGEKGRVLLRKSGTEPLLRVMVEGEDAELVQSSALKIADAVKANC from the coding sequence ATGTCTGATAAAAGACGTTACTTCGGTACAGATGGCGTACGTGGCAAAGTTGGCCAGTACCCGATTACACCTGATTTTGTTCTGAAGCTTGGCTGGGCTGCTGGTCGTGTTCTTGCAAAACAGGGCACAAAGAAAGTGATCATTGGTAAAGATACTCGTATCTCTGGCTACATGCTTGAGTCTGCACTAGAAGCGGGACTTGCTGCTGCTGGTCTTCAAGCTACGTTTACTGGTCCAATGCCAACACCTGCAGTTGCTTATCTAACACAAACTTTCCGCGCTGAAGCGGGGATTGTTATCTCTGCATCGCACAACCCTTTTTATGATAACGGTATTAAGTTTTTCTCTTCTGAAGGTACGAAATTGTCGGATGACATTGAGCTCGCCATCGAAGCTGAACTAGATAAAGATATCGAGTGCGTAGAATCTTCAGTATTAGGTAAAGCGGTGCGCCTAAATGATGCTGCAGGCCGTTATATTGAATTTTGTAAAAGTACATTCCCACACAAAATGACGCTAGCTGGTATGAAAATTGTAGTGGATTGCGCACATGGTGCGACTTACCACATTGCGCCGGCTGTATTTAAAGAGCTAGGGGCTGAGGTTGTTGCGATTGGTGTGGAACCAAATGGCACTAACATCAACCATGAAGTCGGTGCGACTGATGTACGAGCTCTGCAAGCTAAAGTGCTTGAAGAAAAAGCGGCGTTAGGCCTAGGCTTTGATGGTGACGGTGACCGTATCATCATGGTTGATGAGCTAGGTAATAAGGTTGATGGTGACCAAATCGCTTACATCATTGCTCGTGATGCGTTGCGTCGTGGTGAGTTGAAAGGCGGAGTTGTTGGTACGCTAATGACCAACCTTGGTATGGAAAATGGCCTTAAGCAGTTAGGTATTCCATTTGTACGTGCTGCTGTTGGTGACCGTTACGTTATGGAACAACTTCTAGCTAAAGGCTGGAAGATCGGTGCTGAGAACTCGGGGCACGTTATCCTATTAGATAAAGTGACGACAGGTGATGCTATCGTTGCTGCTCTGCAAGTATTGGCCTCAGTTGTCGATAGTCAAATGACACTGAATGAACTGTCTCAAGGTATGACGTTATACCCTCAAGTTCTAGAAAACGTTCGTTTCAGTGGTGATTCAAACCCACTAGAAGCAGAGGCTGTGAAAGCGGCTGTTATTGAAGTCGAGACGGAACTCGGTGAGAAAGGTCGTGTGCTATTACGCAAATCGGGTACTGAGCCACTACTGCGCGTAATGGTCGAAGGTGAAGATGCTGAACTTGTTCAGAGTTCTGCACTGAAAATTGCTGATGCAGTAAAAGCGAATTGCTAA
- the rimP gene encoding ribosome maturation factor RimP, translating into MTGLERQLTEMLDAPVAASGYELVGLEFIRAGEHSTLRIYIDSPNGINVDDCSEVSHQVSAVMDVEDPISVAYNLEVSSPGLERPLFKAEHYQQFIGHEVSIVLKMAVGNRRKWKGDILSIEGETVKVLVEGQEEEFVLSNIAKANLIPKF; encoded by the coding sequence ATGACTGGTTTAGAAAGACAACTTACTGAAATGCTTGACGCTCCAGTAGCAGCATCAGGTTATGAGTTAGTTGGATTAGAATTTATTCGTGCTGGTGAGCACTCAACGCTACGCATTTACATCGATTCACCAAATGGTATCAATGTAGATGATTGCTCTGAAGTTAGTCACCAAGTAAGTGCCGTAATGGACGTTGAAGATCCAATTTCAGTGGCTTATAACCTTGAAGTGTCTTCACCAGGTTTAGAGAGACCACTGTTCAAAGCTGAGCATTACCAACAATTTATTGGTCACGAGGTAAGCATCGTTTTGAAAATGGCTGTCGGCAACCGTCGTAAATGGAAAGGTGATATCCTATCTATCGAAGGCGAGACAGTGAAAGTATTGGTTGAAGGACAAGAAGAAGAATTCGTCCTGAGCAATATTGCGAAAGCTAACCTGATCCCTAAATTTTAG
- the greA gene encoding transcription elongation factor GreA, with the protein MEKVPMTVRGAQQLRDELDRLLKLRPIISAAIGEARELGDLKENAEYHAAREEQGICEAQIRDIEYKLSLAQIIDVTQMDNTGKIIFGTTVTLIDVDTDEEFRYQIVSEDEADIKTGRISVKSPIARGLIGKMEGDEVLISTPGGDKDFEIDKVEYI; encoded by the coding sequence ATGGAAAAGGTTCCAATGACAGTACGTGGCGCTCAGCAGCTACGTGACGAATTAGATCGCCTACTTAAGCTACGTCCTATTATTTCAGCAGCAATTGGTGAAGCTCGTGAACTCGGTGACTTGAAAGAGAATGCTGAATACCACGCCGCTCGTGAAGAGCAGGGTATCTGTGAAGCTCAAATTCGAGATATTGAATATAAGTTATCACTGGCTCAGATCATCGATGTAACGCAGATGGATAACACAGGTAAGATTATCTTTGGCACGACAGTGACTTTGATTGACGTAGATACGGATGAAGAATTCCGCTACCAAATCGTTTCTGAAGATGAAGCCGATATCAAAACGGGTCGCATTTCTGTGAAATCCCCAATTGCACGTGGTCTTATCGGTAAGATGGAAGGCGATGAAGTACTGATCTCTACCCCTGGTGGTGATAAAGACTTCGAAATCGACAAAGTAGAATACATCTAA
- the folP gene encoding dihydropteroate synthase has protein sequence MILKAHNKTLVLDRPHVMGILNVTPDSFSDGGKFNSLDNALLQAERMIQAGVSIIDIGGESTRPGAPEVSLEEELARVIPAIKAIRAKFDVWISIDTSKAEVMRQAVEAGADLINDVRALQEPGTLEVAAEANVPICLMHMKGQPRTMQANPSYEDVLTDVEAFLQERVEACEAVGISKEQLILDPGFGFGKTIEHNYHLLAHFEKFHTLGLPVLAGMSRKSMIFKLLDKVPADCMVASVTCATIAAMKGAQIIRVHDVEDTLEAMKIIEVMNNNH, from the coding sequence ATGATATTAAAAGCACATAATAAAACACTCGTTTTAGACCGCCCACATGTGATGGGTATCCTCAATGTTACGCCTGATTCTTTCTCTGATGGCGGAAAATTCAATTCATTAGATAATGCTTTACTGCAAGCAGAGCGAATGATTCAGGCTGGCGTTAGCATTATTGATATTGGTGGTGAGTCGACTCGTCCGGGTGCTCCAGAGGTGTCCTTAGAGGAAGAGTTAGCTCGAGTTATCCCTGCGATTAAAGCGATTCGCGCCAAGTTTGATGTTTGGATCTCGATTGATACCAGCAAAGCTGAGGTGATGCGCCAAGCTGTTGAAGCAGGGGCAGATTTGATCAATGATGTACGCGCACTGCAAGAGCCCGGAACTCTAGAAGTGGCCGCAGAGGCTAATGTACCTATTTGCTTGATGCACATGAAAGGTCAGCCAAGAACCATGCAAGCCAATCCAAGCTACGAAGATGTTCTAACAGATGTCGAAGCCTTTTTACAAGAAAGGGTCGAAGCTTGTGAGGCGGTCGGTATCTCAAAAGAGCAGCTGATTCTTGACCCTGGTTTTGGTTTTGGTAAAACCATCGAACACAATTACCACTTATTAGCGCACTTTGAAAAGTTTCATACGCTTGGTTTGCCTGTCTTGGCGGGAATGTCGAGAAAATCGATGATCTTTAAGCTACTAGACAAAGTCCCAGCTGACTGCATGGTCGCTAGCGTTACTTGCGCAACTATCGCAGCAATGAAAGGTGCACAAATTATTCGCGTTCACGATGTTGAAGATACATTGGAAGCGATGAAGATAATCGAAGTGATGAATAACAATCACTAA
- the rlmE gene encoding 23S rRNA (uridine(2552)-2'-O)-methyltransferase RlmE, whose product MSKQKHSASSGRWLKEHFDDKYANEARKKGYRSRAYFKMEEIQTKDKLLTPGMTIVDLGAAPGGWSQYAAKIIGDNGQIIACDLLPMDPIAGVSFLQGDFREEAVLEALLERIQPNMVDVVMSDMAPNIAGNNSVDQPRAMYLVELALDMCRQVLATNGSFVVKVFQGEGFDQYVKDVREMFKTVKVRKPDSSRARSREVFIVATGYKG is encoded by the coding sequence ATGAGCAAACAGAAACACTCGGCCAGTTCGGGCCGTTGGTTGAAGGAACACTTCGACGACAAGTACGCAAATGAAGCCAGAAAAAAAGGCTATCGTTCGCGTGCTTATTTCAAAATGGAAGAGATTCAAACGAAAGATAAATTGCTGACTCCTGGGATGACCATTGTGGATTTGGGTGCAGCGCCTGGCGGTTGGTCTCAATATGCTGCTAAGATTATCGGAGACAATGGTCAAATCATTGCGTGTGATTTGTTACCAATGGATCCGATTGCTGGAGTGAGCTTTTTACAAGGCGATTTCCGCGAAGAAGCTGTGCTAGAAGCGTTGCTGGAGCGTATACAACCAAACATGGTTGATGTCGTGATGTCTGATATGGCACCTAATATAGCAGGCAACAATTCTGTGGATCAGCCAAGAGCTATGTATTTAGTTGAATTAGCTTTGGATATGTGTCGACAAGTTCTAGCTACCAATGGTAGTTTTGTTGTAAAAGTATTCCAAGGCGAAGGGTTTGACCAATATGTTAAGGACGTCCGTGAGATGTTTAAAACAGTCAAAGTTAGAAAACCCGACTCTTCTCGAGCTCGCTCTCGTGAAGTGTTTATCGTAGCAACTGGTTACAAAGGTTAA
- the nusA gene encoding transcription termination factor NusA, with amino-acid sequence MNKEILAVVEAVSNEKAVPRERIFEALEIALATATKKKSELEIEVRVEIDRKTGNFETFRRWEAVEEVEFPTKEISIEAAKYDDPEIELGGFIEDDIESVTFDRITTQTAKQVIVQKVREAERAQIVEQFIDNEGELVTGAVKKVNRDTVILDLGNNAEAVILRDDQLPRENFRPGDRVRGLLYAVKPEARGFQLFVTRSKPEMLAELFRVEVPEIGEELIELKGAARDAGSRAKIAVKTNDKRIDPVGACVGMRGARVQAVSNDLGGERIDIVLWDDNPAQFVINAMAPADVASIIVDEDTHSMDIAVEADNLAQAIGRSGQNVRLASQLTGWELNVMTVADLEKKHQEEAVASIENFMKHLDIEEDFAQMLVEEGFSTLEEVAYVPVNELLEVDGLDEGIVEELRNRAKDALTTLALAKEETFDGVEPAEDLLALEGLEREMAYKLAAKGVATLEDLADQGVDELEGIEDLTAERAGELIMAARNICWFGDEE; translated from the coding sequence ATGAACAAAGAAATTTTGGCGGTAGTAGAAGCTGTTTCTAATGAGAAAGCAGTTCCTCGTGAGCGTATTTTTGAAGCGCTTGAAATCGCGCTTGCAACGGCAACAAAAAAGAAAAGCGAATTAGAAATCGAAGTTCGTGTTGAGATTGACCGTAAAACGGGTAATTTCGAAACTTTCCGCCGTTGGGAAGCTGTTGAGGAAGTTGAATTCCCAACAAAAGAAATCTCTATTGAAGCTGCAAAGTACGATGATCCAGAGATCGAACTTGGCGGTTTCATCGAAGATGATATCGAATCAGTAACGTTTGACCGTATTACGACTCAAACGGCTAAGCAAGTTATCGTACAGAAAGTACGTGAAGCTGAACGCGCTCAAATCGTTGAGCAGTTTATCGATAACGAAGGCGAGCTAGTCACTGGCGCAGTTAAGAAAGTTAACCGTGACACAGTGATTCTAGACCTAGGTAACAACGCTGAAGCGGTAATCCTTCGTGATGACCAACTTCCTCGTGAAAACTTCCGTCCAGGTGACCGTGTTCGTGGTCTTCTATACGCAGTTAAGCCAGAAGCTCGTGGCTTCCAGCTTTTTGTTACTCGTTCTAAGCCAGAAATGCTAGCTGAACTATTCCGTGTTGAAGTGCCTGAGATTGGTGAAGAGCTAATTGAACTTAAAGGTGCTGCACGTGACGCTGGTTCTCGTGCTAAAATCGCTGTTAAAACAAACGACAAACGTATTGACCCTGTTGGTGCGTGTGTTGGTATGCGTGGCGCACGTGTACAAGCTGTATCTAACGACCTTGGCGGTGAGCGTATCGATATCGTGCTTTGGGATGATAACCCGGCGCAATTCGTTATCAATGCAATGGCTCCTGCTGATGTTGCTTCTATCATCGTTGATGAAGATACGCACTCAATGGACATCGCGGTTGAAGCTGACAACCTAGCGCAAGCTATCGGTCGTAGCGGTCAAAACGTACGTCTAGCATCTCAACTTACTGGTTGGGAACTGAACGTAATGACTGTTGCTGATCTAGAGAAGAAGCACCAAGAAGAAGCTGTTGCTTCTATTGAAAACTTCATGAAGCACCTAGATATCGAAGAAGACTTTGCTCAAATGCTTGTTGAAGAAGGCTTCTCTACGCTTGAAGAAGTAGCCTACGTTCCTGTGAACGAGCTTCTTGAAGTAGATGGTCTAGATGAAGGTATCGTTGAAGAATTGCGTAACCGCGCGAAAGACGCACTGACAACTCTGGCGCTAGCGAAAGAAGAAACTTTCGATGGTGTTGAGCCAGCTGAAGACCTACTTGCACTTGAAGGTCTTGAGCGTGAAATGGCTTACAAGCTAGCGGCAAAAGGCGTTGCGACATTGGAAGACCTAGCTGACCAAGGCGTTGATGAACTAGAAGGCATCGAAGACCTAACTGCAGAGCGTGCAGGCGAGCTAATTATGGCTGCGCGTAACATCTGTTGGTTCGGCGACGAAGAATAA
- the ftsH gene encoding ATP-dependent zinc metalloprotease FtsH, with translation MAKNLILWLVIAVVLMSVFQSFGPGESNGRAVDYTTFVQEVGQGQIQDAQFNNSEITFTRRGGGSKYVTYMPVYDQKLLDDLINQNVKVQGTPPEEQSLLGTIFISWFPMILLIGVWIFFMRQMQGGGGGKGAMSFGKSKARMMSEEQIKTMFADVAGCDEAKEDVKELVDYLRDPSRFQKLGGKIPTGILLVGPPGTGKTLLAKAIAGEAKVPFFTISGSDFVEMFVGVGASRVRDMFEQAKKAAPCIIFIDEIDAVGRQRGAGVGGGHDEREQTLNQMLVEMDGFEGNEGIIVIAATNRPDVLDPALLRPGRFDRQVVVGLPDVRGREQILKVHMRKVPLSGDVEPSLIARGTPGFSGADLANLVNEAALFAARGNKRNVSMVEFELAKDKIMMGAERRSMVMSEEVKESTAYHEAGHAIVGRLVPEHDPVYKVSIIPRGRALGVTMYLPEQDRVSMSRQHLESMISSLYGGRLAEELIYGKDKVSTGASNDIERATDIARKMVTQWGFSEKLGPLLYAEEEGEVFLGRGMSQAKHVSDDTTRLIDEEIRILIDRNYARAKQILEENMDIMHSMKDALMKFETIDAGQIDDLMERKDDIREPAGWGDQAKAEPAKEEAKPEAKSEEQAEAEPKAEESTVEEVKSETDDAQNKDS, from the coding sequence ATGGCAAAAAATTTAATTCTGTGGCTTGTTATCGCGGTAGTGTTGATGTCGGTATTCCAGAGCTTCGGCCCTGGGGAAAGTAACGGCAGAGCAGTAGATTACACCACGTTTGTACAGGAAGTTGGCCAAGGCCAGATTCAAGACGCACAGTTCAATAACAGCGAAATCACTTTCACACGTCGTGGTGGTGGCTCTAAGTATGTAACTTACATGCCTGTTTATGATCAAAAGCTACTTGATGACTTAATTAATCAAAACGTAAAAGTTCAGGGTACACCACCTGAAGAGCAGAGCCTGCTTGGCACTATCTTCATTTCATGGTTCCCAATGATCTTACTGATTGGTGTGTGGATTTTCTTCATGCGTCAAATGCAAGGCGGCGGCGGCGGTAAAGGCGCGATGTCTTTTGGTAAGAGCAAAGCTCGAATGATGAGCGAAGAACAAATCAAAACGATGTTTGCTGATGTTGCTGGTTGTGACGAAGCAAAAGAAGACGTGAAAGAGCTTGTGGATTACCTTCGTGACCCAAGCCGCTTCCAAAAGCTTGGTGGTAAGATCCCGACCGGTATCCTGTTGGTAGGTCCTCCTGGTACAGGTAAGACATTGCTTGCAAAAGCGATTGCTGGTGAAGCGAAAGTGCCATTCTTTACTATCTCTGGTTCTGACTTCGTTGAAATGTTTGTTGGTGTTGGTGCATCTCGTGTGCGTGACATGTTCGAACAAGCGAAGAAAGCAGCGCCTTGTATCATCTTTATCGATGAAATCGATGCTGTAGGTCGTCAACGTGGCGCTGGTGTTGGTGGTGGTCACGATGAACGTGAACAAACACTTAACCAAATGCTGGTTGAGATGGATGGTTTCGAAGGTAACGAAGGTATTATTGTTATCGCTGCGACGAACCGTCCAGACGTACTAGACCCTGCATTACTTCGTCCTGGTCGTTTTGACCGTCAAGTTGTGGTTGGTCTACCTGATGTACGTGGTCGTGAACAGATTCTTAAAGTACACATGCGTAAAGTGCCACTATCTGGTGATGTTGAACCATCTCTGATTGCTCGTGGTACTCCAGGTTTCTCTGGTGCAGACCTTGCGAACCTTGTTAACGAAGCGGCTCTATTTGCTGCTCGTGGTAACAAACGCAATGTATCTATGGTTGAGTTTGAACTTGCGAAAGACAAAATTATGATGGGTGCAGAGCGCCGTTCAATGGTGATGTCTGAGGAAGTGAAAGAGTCAACGGCTTACCACGAAGCAGGTCACGCAATTGTTGGTCGTTTGGTACCTGAACACGATCCAGTGTACAAAGTATCAATCATCCCACGTGGTCGTGCGCTTGGTGTAACTATGTACTTACCTGAGCAAGATCGCGTCAGCATGTCTCGCCAACATCTAGAATCAATGATCTCTAGCTTGTACGGTGGCCGTCTGGCTGAAGAACTTATCTACGGTAAAGACAAAGTTTCGACCGGTGCGTCAAACGATATCGAGCGTGCAACTGATATTGCTCGTAAGATGGTAACGCAGTGGGGCTTCTCGGAAAAACTAGGTCCTCTTCTATATGCTGAAGAAGAAGGCGAAGTTTTCTTAGGTCGCGGCATGAGCCAAGCGAAACATGTTTCTGACGATACAACTAGATTAATCGATGAAGAAATTCGTATTCTTATCGACCGTAACTATGCTCGTGCGAAACAGATTCTTGAAGAGAACATGGATATCATGCACTCGATGAAAGATGCGCTAATGAAGTTTGAAACGATTGATGCAGGTCAGATTGATGACTTGATGGAACGTAAAGACGACATTCGTGAGCCTGCTGGTTGGGGTGATCAGGCGAAAGCAGAACCTGCAAAGGAAGAAGCTAAACCTGAAGCTAAATCAGAAGAGCAAGCCGAAGCCGAGCCAAAAGCTGAAGAATCGACAGTTGAAGAAGTTAAATCTGAAACAGATGATGCTCAAAACAAAGATTCTTAA